The following is a genomic window from Phaseolus vulgaris cultivar G19833 chromosome 6, P. vulgaris v2.0, whole genome shotgun sequence.
CCAGCTCTAAgctttggagccttgcctccatttgtctcATCATGTCAAGATATTGTGCATTTGATTGTCTAGCATTCTTTAAATCTTCAATGAGAGCTGCCTTTTGAGGTGAGTAAGGTTTGGAGGAGTCTCCACTAGAAAAATTATCCATGATAATAAAAAgcacaaaaacagaaacaaacaattaaaaaagCTTGTTAGCAAAAATAAAGCAAAGGAAAGCTTGCTGTAAAAGGCCAAAAGAAtgtactcaaaccactccaagaaattGTTCTTTCCTTAACCAAGCCTCTCTTGTGGGTTGGAtgagcttcaagtgaaatatgccaaagcaaaccacactcacttaagaacaattcaccacaaaacttagaagaaacaaaaagacaagcaagaaaaggtataagcaagaaaagctaaaccaaaacagaatgcaATATATGACAAAACGTGGAGAGAATACgaaataaaagacaagcaagaaaattaagGCACACAATGAAAGGATAGCACATAAAGGAATCCTAAAGAATAGTAcaagaatagatgaagaaaaacaaaaaaacagtgCTACTGGAATTTGTGTAAAATCTGTGcctgacttaaaatatttaactgGAACtgtataaagcgaactggaatgtgaattTTTAACCACTGTAAATTCAAGatgttttctaaaaattggCACTGGAAacactcaaaaacagtaagcaaattaattgtgataaattttttaaaatcactgcctcTTTACCGTATTTTCCGTGCCAGGATTGCACACTATacatatttcatttatcattttttttgtatattgaaTTTTGCTATACTTCTTTTTTTCAATCTTTTGTAACTCCTCAAACTATTTAAGTCCATAATTTCAGAAGTTTCCATTAACCACAAAAATTTTGATAAACCAAAAAGTCAGCACGTTTttaagaaaaacagagaaaCCTATattggaataaaaaacagaattaagaacttcaaaagacacaatagaattgatgtttaagaacttgtatagatctaatacacaagcatgaactcaaaactaaaaagaaaatgcaccaaaggataaaaaacagAAACACAAAAACTGTACTCAATtcataaaaacaaaatcaagcaactaaaattacaagaaaagtactacaaagaattgttgacatattaggagaaacatgacttgacaaaacatgtagggattcaaaaatgaaaatgactcAAGCACAATGAATTAACAACAAtttaaaacagcaagaaatactcaaataaagaaaaaacataatcATCTAAtacaaaaacagaattaaagtGTCCAAcaactaagttttttttttttttgcacatAACCtaagctctagataccacatgatatgagttggatAGATCATAGGACACTTTTCAACATATGAATACAAGAAGGATCAACAAATAGGAACAAAGTGGAGGAACTTAAAGAGTCATCATTGAAGTACAAAGCCTTCAAATAGATGATCCAAACTCAAGATTGAGTGTCATTCCACATTGAATCCATAACAACACAAAGAATCAAACACAAATGCCAAATCAACATGAAACTCTAAGTACAGAATTGAATCAAGAATGAGTTCTACCGAATGAAATGAACAAAGGTACAAAATGCACCGATTGAAATTGCCAAAGAAACAAACTGTACCGATTGAAAACTTAAGAACAACACCTAACACAAGTATAAACGACAACACAAGAGACTAAACTACCAAATGAAAATGGAAAATAGAGATGAAAGGAAGGAAACTTAGATGGTTGAACACCAGTTAGAATGGAATTggagatgaacacgccacttggtgatggagctccaagatgagtgtgggAAACCGCCACTTGTAGCTCTCCAAAAGCACACAAGATGAGACTATGGAAAGGAGATCAAATCTCACaaatttctctctcaaattgagtagagtttctcttaATCAATTATCAAATTATGAATTTACAAGAGCCTaacctctctatttataataggagagggctgaaatgaaaagcaaatgAAATTCAAAGTTCCCTCCAAATGAACACTCCAATCGGCGCCTAACTAGTCATGAGATAAGTGTGATCAACttcctattttcagcacctcctaAAGTGCGTCTACACCCTCTATACTATTCAcacttttatttaatatccacacctactaaactatacaagagaaataagaagagtcatCATTTGATGCTCTTGACCCAGTGGGGCTGAGGATGAGAAGCTGCTTAAAGCCGGATTCATACAATAGGCCCAATACACCACTTGGCTTGCAAAGATTCAGAAGTCGAACAGAAAGTGGTGGATGTGCACGAACTACACTAACCTAAACAAGCCCTGCATGAAGGAACCATATCCATTGCCTAGCATTGACGATTGGTGGATAAAGCAACCAAACATTGAGttttgagtttcttggatgcatacTTTGGGTATAACCAGATTCGCATGCATCTAAGAGACAAAGAAAAAACgaatttttactattattacgAGGTTATGTCCCTTGGGCTAAAGAACGCCGGTGCAACTTATtagaggttgatggataagaTCTTCATGGAAATGAAACTGTTGTATAATTCACTAAGACTCGGCTAAGCTAAAAGTGGTTTAACAACCTTCAATCTTTAATGAGAATTACCTTCACTTATATACTCTAAATTTACtctatctttaatttaattgatgTGAGATCTTCGAACTATATCTTTAGAATAACAAAAACTGACTTCTTTACAATTGTATCACATAAGAATATCTATCTCAGTCTCCATTGGCATAATTAGCAGCAAATTTAAATGACAGATGACATTTAAGAACCCATCCTTTCGGCATGGAACTGGAAGAACACCCGTCCGATGATCATATATGAataattcttcttcttctgcctTATAAAGTAATTCTTGAAATAAAGGTTGGTTCATCTAAGATAATGGAATAAAAAACCGTTTCATCTTATCTCCAACATAAATTGCAAGAAAGCCTATTGGAACTTCAATCCCCTAAATGATCTTTGTCTCGTAATACTTGTTATGCGGAAACCCGTAACATTACATTCCTCCACGCAACAAATAATATACTGTGATAACTTGTTTGAGATTCTTGAATTCTACAAAGGAGTCTACCAAAACACAGGGATCACATGGTGTTGTCTTAGCGATGGCTTCAAAAGGGTAGGAATTTCAATGATGGACATGCTTTTGATATTATGGCTAACACATTTATCCACTTCAAGTTAAAGACATCAAGAAAGGTCAAACCAAATGCTTGTTCATTGATTATCCTACTCTATAGCTCTTTCAATGATGGACATGCTTGGACATCTCATTAATAAATGACAGCTATTGATGTCAATCACGTACCCACTTGTATAAGAGAAGAGAAACCAATGTCTAAACCGTGAGTTTTCTCAAATTTAAATGGAGGTAAGAAGAGAAGTGAAATTCAATACAAGTTCATGCGACACTATATATGAACCATAGTCTTGAAAACTGACATCTGAACTTCCATAAACGAAGCTGGCAGTCCTATCCATGCATAATCAATGTCAACATCATGCCACTACATTTTCATTTTGCCTATACATGTGAGAGTCCTCTTAGACATTACCACATGCCCTTGTCTCTCAGTTGCTCCCATCATTATTATCTCATAATCTTTCACCAATAATTCAAGTACCCTTCTTACATAAGctttatctatatatatattcacGGTTACAAGCATTTTGGAACCAACACAAATCATTCACATCCTGAAGCAACAAAATTCATAAGCCTCAGCTCTCAAGCTCTATTCATACCATTTTGTTATCAAGTCTGAGCAAATATACAACACAACAATGGGCTTTCGTTTACCTAGTATCAGAAGGACATCATTCGCAGCAAACCAAACATCTTCTAAGGGTATGGAGGTGCCAAAGGGTTATCTTGCAGTGGACGTTGGAGAGAAAATGAAGCGATTTGTGATCCCCATATCATACATTGAGCCAACCTTCATTCCAGGACATGTTGAGTGAAGCAGAGGAAGAGTTTGGATATGATCATCCCATGGGTGGTCTTACGATTCCTTGCAGTGAAGATGTCTTCCGAAGCACAACTTCACACTTGAATAGGCATTAAGTTTTGTACTATAGAAGTCTGACACATAATTGAAGAGCCATTTTGTCATAGGCATCTTCTCAATTTGTTAACATAACTCCTTTTTAGTAATAGGAAAAATGCGATTGTAGtaacattttttcttctttttatttgtttaatgaTGTTGAGTATCCCTTCTTATTTTAATGAGGATCATGACCAATAAATCTAGCTAACTAATCCATTGAATATATTAAATGATGCTCATTTcgaaagaaatgttcatgcaatgtttctaaagTCTTAGTGGACCtaaaatgtcccataagcccaccctcatcagcctctctaacaagagattgtcttataGATCCTTGGGgcacacaaagtctttttccttgaaaaagaaaaccattatctaagaaaaagtctttgtgacctcccttggaacactcttgaaagattagagagaaatctaagtcatcaCTATATAgagttcctttatgtgatcaaatcctaaatattgaaTATCCAAAGCATTTAACAAGGTTtatcttcttgaaagagcatcgacaaccacattaattttaccttgtttatatttgatcacataaggaaactgctcaataaactccactcacttagcatgtctcttattaagcttgctttgggttttcaaatatttaagggactcatgatcactatggatcacaaattcctttgaaaaaagataatgttgccaattttgcaaagcttGAACAAGAgaataaagttctttatcataagtggagtaattgatatgattccctttgagtttctcactaaaataagctatggggtggccctcttgaaggaggacaACCCTAATTCCTATATTGGAGGCATCacattctatttcaaatgtTTTAGTAAAGTTAGGAAAGGCCAAGATGGGGACTTTTGTCAATCTTTCCTTCAAAGTTATAAAAGCTTTTTCTTcctcttgtccccacttaaaaaccacatccttttttacTATAGCATTCAATGGTGCGGAAATTGTACTAAAGTCAttcacaaaccttctataaaaactagcaaggccatgaaagcttcgtacccattcacattggtgggtgtaggccaatgttgaattgctgcaactttcgtttgatctacatgcacccctttataaTTTACGaaaaaccctaggaagtctatatgatataatgcaaagaaacatttagcatgattaGCATATAACTTCTCTTTCCTAAGAGTTTTTAAGACTTGcctaacatgtgactcatgatcttctaaagaAAAGCTATATAtaaggatatcatcaaaataaactacaaCAAATTTGAATgttcttaaaacatgatgcatgagtcacatgaaggtactaggagcattagtcaagccaaaaggcatgattaaccactcatataagccaaatttggtcttaaaagcggttttccattcatcaccttGTTTAAtacgaatttgattgtaaccactcttaagatcaattttggaaaatattttagacccaaacaattcatccaacaagtcgtTTAACCTAAGGATGGGATGCTTATACttgatggtaatgttatttatagcgcgacaatccgtacacatcctccatgtcccatcttttttagggacaagtatgatagtcatagcacatgggctcatgctatcttgtacccacctCTTAGCAATTAAACCTTCAACTTGTTCTTGAATGTCTTTAGCctctttgggattggtcctatatgctggacgatttggtaaagaaaccccgcgCATGAAGTCGATTTgatgttcaatccctcttagaggtggtaagcctttaggaggatcttgaaacacgtcttcatattcctttaccaagTTATTCAAACacgtgggactatccttagccaaCTTACAATCAATAatcctaggaatagctaaaaaaataggcttttgagcaactattaccttttttatttgttgtgtggacatgagaagACTTCTcttgaaactttttttttatcattttctctctcttttctctcattttaacttggtcctcacggacttcctttggagagagagatttaagTATGAccttgtgtccatggaagttaaaagaaattttgctggtaaagccatcatgaaaaacttttctatcaaattgccatggcctacctaaaagaatatgtgtggcttccattggTACAACATCATACAAGACCTCgtctttatatttaccaatagaaaatgcAATAACGACTTGCTTGTTAACAATAATCTCAcctacctcacttaaccattgtaatttgtagggcttggcatgagagatggtagacaatccaagcttatctaccactcttgtgcttgccacattagcacaactttCCCCATCCACAATTAAAGAGCATaacctatcattaataagacatcttgtatgaaaaatattttctctttgactttcatcaaagggtttcaaaacttgtccaagcattCGTCTTATCACTAATAGGTCACCTTCATgtggactttcactctcatgctcacttggggatctagaaggtgaggaacgTCTAGAGTTTTCGGACTCATGCTCACTAACCACAACCCCATCATCCATATACAtatttcgtttagaagggcaattagaagcaatatgtccatagcctaagcatttaaaacatttcttactagacgatttagtaGGTGATTTAGGCGTGGGAATGGAAGTAGAAGAATtagaatctttagaaggaaactttgaaaaagatttatttttgtttttccaagaagagtggtagtagccatcattagaagaatttttgagagcatttttccttgcaatttGAGATTCAACTTTACTAGCAAGGTGAACTAAAGCTtgtaaagaagaatattcttgaaGCCCTACCAcatcttgaatgtcccttctaAGACCACTAACAAATCTAGCCATCTTAGCATCTTCACTCTCATTCATATTAACTTTAACTAAAAGCGTGTCGagttctttaaaataatcatccacacttagcgtgccttgatgaaacctttggagtttcaacaataggtctttcctaaagtgtggaggAACAAATCTATCTCGCGAGAAAGCTTTtaacaacaattaaaaacagcaagaaatactCAAATAAAGATAAAACAGAATCATCTAAtacaaaaatagaattaaagTGTCCAgcaactaaatttttttttttgcacatAACCtaagctctagataccacatgatatgagttggattgaTCATAGGACACTTTTCAACATATGAATACAAGAAGGATCAACAAATAGGAACAAAGTGGAGGAACTTAAGGAGTCATCATTGAAGTACAAAGCCTTCTAATAGATGATCCAAACTCAAGATTGAGTGTCATTCCACATTGAATCCATAACAACACAAAGAATCAAATACAAATGCCAAATGAACATTAAACTCTAAGTACAAAATTGAATCAAGAATGAGTTCTACCGAATGAAATGAACAAAGGTACAGAATGCACCGATTGAAATTGGCAAAGGAACAAACTGTACCGATTGAAAACTTAAGAACAACACCTAACACAAGTATAAACGACAGAAATTGAAGAACACAACACAAGAGActaaactaccgaatgaaaatgGAAAATAGAGATGAAAGGAAGGAAACTTAGATGGTTGAACACCGGTTAGAATGGAATTggagatgaacacgccacttggtgatggagctccaagatgagtgtgggAAACCGCCACTTGTAGCTCTCCAAAAGCACACAAGATGAGACTATGGAAAGGAGATCAAATCTCACAAATTTCTCTCTCAAactgagtagagtttctcttaATCAATTATCAAATTATGAATTTACAAGAGCCTaacctctctatttataataggagagggctgaaatgaaaagcaaaagAAATTCAAAGTTCCCTCCAAATGAACACTCCAATCGGCGCCTAACTAGTCATGAGATAAGTGTGATAAACAtcctattttcagcacctcctTAAGTGCGTCTACACCCTCTATACTATTCAcacttttatttaatatccacacctactaaactatacaagagaaataagaagagtcatCATTTGATGCTCTTGACCCAGTGGAGCTGAGGATGAGAAAATGCTTAAAGCCGGATTCATACAAGAGGCCCAATACACCACTTGGCTTGCAAAGGTTCAGAAGTCGAATAGAAAGTGGTGGATGTGCACGAACCACACTAACCTAAACAAGCCCTGCATGAAGGAACCATATCCATTGCCTAGCATTGACGATTGGTGGATAAGGCAACCAAACATTGAGTTTTGATTTTCTTGGATGCATAATTTGGGTATAACAAGATTCGCATGCATCTAAGAGACAAAGAAAAAACgaatttttactattattacgAGGTTATGTCCTTCGAGCTAAAGAACACTGGTGCAACTTATtagaggttgatggataagaTCTTCATGGGATGAAACTGTTGTATAATTCACTAAGACTCGGCTAAGCTAAAAGTGGTTTAAAAATATGTTGTAttgcacttttttttttttttagttaacaACCTTCAATCTTTAATGAGAATTACCTTCACTTATATACTCTAAATTTACtcaatctttaatttaattgatgTGAGATCTTCCAACTATATCTTTAGAATAACAAAAACTGACTTCTTTACAATTGTATCACATAAGAATATCTATCTCAGTCTCCATTGGCATAATTAGCAGCAAATTTAAATGACAGATGACATTTAAGAACCCATCCTTTCGGCATGGAACTGGAAGACCACCCGTCCGATGATCATATAtgaattcttcttcttcttctgcctTATAAAGTAACTCTTGAAATAAAGGTTGGTTCATCTAAGATAATGGAATAAAAAACCGTTTCATCTTATCTCCAACATAAATTGCAAGAAAGCCTATTGGAACTTCAATCCCCTAAATGATCTTTGTCTCGTAATACTTGTTATGCGGAAACCCGTAACATTACATTCCTCCACGCAACAAATAATATACTGTGATAACTTGTTTGAGATTCTTGAATTCTACAAAGGAGTCTACCAAAACACAGGGATCACATGGTGTTGTCTTAGCGATGGCTTCAAAAGGGTAGGAATTTCAATGATGGACATGCTTTTGATATTATGGCTAACACATTTATCCACTTCAAGTTAAAGACATCAAGAAAGGTCAAACCAAATGCTTGTTCATTGATTATCCTACTCTATAGCTCTTTCAATGATGGACATGCTTGGACATCTCATTAATAAATGACAGCTATTGATGTCAATCACGTACCCACTTGTATAAGAGAAGAGAAACCAATGTCTAAACCGTGAGTTTTCTCAAATTTAAATGGAGGTAAGAAGAGAAGTGAAATTCAATACAAGTTCATGCGACACTATATATGAACCATAGTCTTGAAAACTGACATCTGAACTTCCATAAACGAAGCTGGCAGTCCTATCCATGCATAATCAATGTCAACATCATGCCACTACATTTTCATTTTGCCTATACATGTGAGAGTCCTCTTAGACATTACCACATGCCCTTGTCTCTCAGTTGCTCCCATCATTATTATCTCATAATCTTTCACCAATAATTCAAGTACCCTTCTTACATAAGctctatctatatatattcaCGGTTACAAGCATTTTGGAACCAACACAAATCATTCACATCTTGAAGAAACAAAATTCATAAGCCTCAGCTCTCAAGCTCTTTTCATACCATTTTGTTATCAAGTCTGAGCAAATATACAACACAAGAATGGGCTTTCGTTTACCTAGTATCAGAAGGACATCATTCGCAGCAAACCAAACATCTTCTAAGGGTATGGAGGTGCCAAAGGGTTATCTTGCAGTGTACGTTGGAGAGAAAATGAAGCGATTTGTGATCCCCATATCATACTTGAGCCAACCTTCATTCCAGGACATGTTGAGTGAAGCAGAGGAAGAGTTTGGATATGATCATCCCATGGGTGGTCTTACGATTCCTTGCAGTGAAGATGTCTTCCAAAGCACAACTTCACACTTGAATAGGCATTAAGTTTTGTATTATAGAAGTCTGACACAGAATTGAAGAGCCATTTTTTCATAGGcatcttctcaatttgtaaacATAACTCCTTTTTGAGTAATAGGAAACACACTAAGAATAACATGTTTGcttctttttatttgtttaatgaCAACGAGTTCAACTAATCAAAAGGCCCCtctatgttttctcttttttagaTTGCAAATATTAACTTCACCCAGTATAAGCAGGGTTTCTCGCTgtaaaataaaagcaaaacGTGGCTGTCCGATGAAATTCAAGGCATTTATAGAACACATGTTTCTTAGCATTGGAAGAACAACAATATATTACTAGAACCAACGTGAAGGATtatcaataatttatatatttcctCATCCAATTGAAAGAAGGAACATAAACTTACGTGCAATACATGATGATCTTGTTTGCTTTAAGGATTGCAAACTACGTTCATTCTTTTTTAAGAACTTGAACTTGGTGACGGGTAGTGGCTTAGTGAAAACATTTGTAAGgtgatttttataaaagatataCACACAAGGCTTCTAGAAGAAGgctaatatcattttttttttgtctttgctCAATTCTTTGTCATTTTTCGTTGTActgttgaataaactttaaatgtaatttgtggtttttaaaattagaagttaCTAGAAAATAGT
Proteins encoded in this region:
- the LOC137833290 gene encoding uncharacterized protein, which translates into the protein MNESEDAKMARFVSGLRRDIQDVVGLQEYSSLQALVHLASKVESQIARKNALKNSSNDGYYHSSWKNKNKSFSKFPSKDSNSSTSIPTPKSPTKSSSKKCFKCLGYGHIASNCPSKRNMYMDDGVVVSEHESENSRRSSPSRSPSEHESESPHEGDLLVIRRMLGQVLKPFDESQRENIFHTRCLINDRLCSLIVDGESCANVASTRVVDKLGLSTISHAKPYKLQWLSEVGEIIVNKQVVIAFSIGKYKDEVLYDVVPMEATHILLGRPWQFDRKVFHDGFTSKISFNFHGHKVILKSLSPKEVPIPRIIDCKLAKDSPTCLNNLVKEYEDVFQDPPKGLPPLRGIEHQIDFMRGVSLPNRPAYRTNPKEAKDIQEQVEGLIAKRWVQDSMSPCAMTIILVPKKDGTWRMCTDCRAINNITIKYKHPILRLNDLLDELFGSKIFSKIDLKSGYNQIRIKQGDEWKTAFKTKFGLYEWLIMPFGLTNAPSTFM